AACCATGAAAATGCCAGCGATCTGGGGTACCTGCTGCACAAGCATCCCGAAAAAGTGCAGGATTTCTCCCTGCCTTTCGGGAGCAGCACGGTGTTCTACCCTGAGGTCTCTGAACACACAGCCACCGCCTGCCTGATGGTCAACATCGATCCGGTGTACCTGTCCCGTCTGCGTTCAGGGGATGCCAGCAGGCCACTTGAACCTTATGTGAATGATCGACCCTACACCGCCAACAGTTTTCTGAGTGTGGCTCTGGGAGATGCTTTCCGCACTGCCATGAACGGCAAAAGCCAGAGCAGACCCGATCTGGCTGCACAACCCCTGTCTTTTGAGATCGAAATCCCAGTGCTGAAGTGCAACACAGGGGAGGAACTGATCCGCAGGGTCTTTGAACCTCTGGGGTACAGCCTGGAGGTGAAGCAGCTTCCTCTGGATGAACATTTTCCAGCGTGGGGCGTGGGGCCTTATTTTCATGTGACCTTCAAAGTGCAGGCCAGGCTTCAGGACCTGCTGCGGCATTTCTATGTGCTGCTCCCTGTTCTGGACAATGCCAAGCACTATTTCATTGATGTGGCAGAGATCGAGAAACTGCTGCGAAATGGTGAGGGCTGGCTGGAGCAGCATCCAGAGCGGGAACTGATCCTCAAGCGCTACCTGAAGTACCGCCAGAACCTGATTCGCAAGGCCGAGCAGCGTTTCGAGACCGAAGAAGAAGAGGAAGAAGGGGGTGCAGAAACCCCGGAGCAGAAAGAAAAGCGCATCTCCCTGAACCAGCAGCGCCTGACGGCCGTTTCTGAAGCCCTGGTGGCATCCGGGGCAAAAACCGTGCTGGACCTGGGATGTGGTGAGGGGAACCTGCTCAGGCACCTGGTCAAACACCGTTTTCAGCGGATTGTGGCGGTGGATGCCTCCATCCGGCCTCTGGAACTGGCAAAAGAGAAATTTGAGGGGAAACCCGTTGAATTCCTGCATTCCTCTGTGACCTATCTGGATGACCGCCTGACTGGATTTGATGCTGCAGCCCTGGTGGAGGTCATTGAGCACCTCGACCCGGACCGCATTCAGGCCATGGAGCGCAGCGTGTTCGGGCACATGAAACCCCAGACGGTGGTGGTCACCACGCCCAACGTGGAGTACAACGTGCTCTTTGAGGACATGACCGGACTCAGGCACCGGGACCACCGTTTTGAGTGGACCCGTGCAGAATTCCAGGCGTGGGCAGGCAGGGTGGCTGAGACTTACGGTTACACCACCGAATTCAGAACGGTGGGCGACGTGCATGAAGTGCATGGCTCTCCCACCCAGATGGCCATTTTCACCCGCATGGTCAGGAGAACGGCATGAAGATCGAGATTCCAGAACTGTGCCTGGTGGCCCTGATCGGGGCGTCCAGCAGTGGCAAGAGCACCTTTGCCCGACAGCACTTCAAACCCACAGAGGTCCTCTCCAGCGATTATTTCCGTGCCCTCCTGACAGACGACGAGAACGATCTGGAGATCACCAGAGAAGCTTTTGAGCTGCTGCACCATGTGGCAAAAAAGCGCCTGACGGCAGGAAAGCTGACCGTCATTGATGCCACCAGCCTGCAGAAAGATGCCCGGGCACAGATCCTCAGGACGGCAAAGGAAACAGACGTGCTGACCGTGGCCCTGGTGCTGGACATCCCAGAAGTGACCCTGATGGAACGCCACCATCAGCGCCCTGACCGGCACTTCCCAGTTTCTGTCATTCGCAAGCACGCGTACCAGCTCAGGAGCAGCATCCGCTCACTGGACCGTGAGGGCTTCCGTCAGGTGCATGTGCTGAAACCCGAAGACCTCGAAGGTCTGGTCATTGAACGCAAGCCCCTGTACAACAACCTGAAGCACCTCACGGGACCCTTTGACTTCATTGGAGACGTGCACGGCTGTTTTGAGGAGCTTCGGGAACTCCTGGTGGAACTGGGTTATCAGCTGACGGAAGACCTGCATGCCCACCATCCGGAGGGCAGAACCGCTGTCTTTGTGGGCGACCTGGTGGACCGTGGGCCAGACAGTGTGAGGGTGTTGCGTCTGGTCATGAACATGGTCAAAGACAGAACTGCACTCTGTGTTCCGGGAAACCACGATGAAAAGCTGAAAAAGTATCTTTCTGGCAAACGGGTCCAGATGACCCACGGTCTGGAGCGCACAGCAGAACAGTTGCAGGACACCACACCCGAATTCAGGCAGGAAGTGCTGAAATTTCTGGAAAACATGGTGAGCCATTACATGCTGGACCAGGGCAATGTGGTGGTGGCCCACGCAGGCCTGATCGAACGGTACCAGGGTCGTGCGTCCGCAAGGGTGCGGGAGTTCTGCCTGTATGGAGACACCACCGGAGAGACCGACGAGGAAGGTTTGCCCATCCGTCTGGACTGGGCCAAGAACTACCGGGGCAAGGCCAAAGTCATTTACGGTCACGTTCCGGTGCGTGAGGCGCAGTGGGTCAACAACACCATCGACCTGGACACCGGATGTGTGTTCGGTGGCAAACTGACCGCTCTCAGGTACCCTGAACTCACCCTGACCAGCATCCCTGCGAAAATGGAGCATTACGAACCAGGCAAAAAACTCAAAACCGTGCTGAATGCCCAGCACGTGGCAGACCACACCCTGCGCTGGCAGGATTTTGCCCGCGAAAAGTTCATTGAGACGGCTGTGGGCACCATCCGCATTCACGAGGCCAACAACATCGCTGCACTGGAAACTGCAAGCCGCTTTGCCCTGGACCCCAGATGGCTGATCTTCCTGCCCCCCACTGTGTCTCCAAGCCACACCAGTGAACGTCCAGACCTGCTGGAGCATCCTGAAGACGCCTTCCGGTACTACCAGAAGCAAGGTCTGACCCAGGTGATCTGCGAGGAGAAACACATGGGCTCAAGGGCTGTGGCGGTGGTGTGCAAAAACCCTGCAGTGGCCCGCACCCGATTTGGCACGGCAGAAGAACGCCTGGGGGTGGTGTACTCCCGCACAGGTCGGGCCTTCTTCAACGATCAAACCCTGGAGCAGGCCTTTCTGGAGCGCCTGCGCGGTGCCCTGGACCGTGCAGGCTTCTGGGAGGAATTCCAGACCGACTGGGTGTGCCTGGACGGGGAACTTCTCCCCTGGTCTTTCAAGGCCACTTCCCTCCTGAAAGAACAGTATGCTGCCACTGGGACCGCAGCCACCCATGCCCTGGGCACTGCCGTTCAGGCGCTGGAAAAACACCCTGGAGCCGCAGAACTGCTGCAGCAGACCCGTGAACGTCTGGAAAACCTGAACGATTATGTGGCAGCATACCGGACATATTGTCAGACCGTGGAGTCCATCGAAGACCTGAAGTTTGCCCCTTTCCACCTGCTTGCCACCGAAGGGCAGGTGCACACAGACAAAACCCACCTGTGGCACATGCAAACCCTGGAACGCCTCAGCACTTTTGACGCCCTGCTGGCTCCGACCCCTTATCAGGTGGTGGACCTGCAAGATGAAACAAGCATTCAGCAGGCCACCGCGTGGTGGGAGAAACTCACGGCAAGTGGCAAAGAAGGCATGGTGGTCAAAACCATGCAGTTCATCCCGGAGCGCAGAACCCAGCCCAGCCTGAAAATCCGGGGCCGTGAATACCTCCGCATCATCTACGGACCCGAATACACCCGACATCTGGACCGCCTGCGGGGCCGTGCACTGGGAGCCAAACGTGAACGGGCCACCCGTGAATTCCATCTCGGCCTTGAAGCCCTCAACCGATTCGTGACCCATCAACCCCTCTGGAAGATCCACGAGTGCATTCTGGGCGTGCTGGCACTGGAAAGTGAGGGCATCGACCCGAGGCTGTAATGAGGGGTCAGCCATCAGCTTTCAGCAATCAGCAAAAGATGTATCAGCACCTGTCAAACAACAGGTGCTCTCTGGTTTGAGGACTGAAATCACCAGCCAGTCAGGAGCGAAATCACAAACAACAGACCTGAGGACATCAGACCTGCCAGAACGGTCATCCAGAATACACCCCATGGGCTGCCTCCATAAAAACTGCTGATGCCTTTGCAATACACACACATGACCCAGATGATTGCCCCCAGACTTCCCAGTGAGAACAGCCAGATCAGGAAGGACAGCTCAGGATTGGTGGGATCAGACAGGATCAAAAGCCCCTGAATCAACACACTGAACACCAACCCACTGGCCAGGGAAAACTTCAACAGGTCCACCCAGGAGACGCGCAGCCCGATCCAGCCCAGAGTCAGGGTGGTGAGGTAGAGGCTCAAAGCAGCACCCAGCCAGCCCTGCACCCCTTCCTGCCATTTGAAATCTGGTGACAGCCAGGCCAAAGCCAGCTGGATCAATACGGTGACCATCAACACCAGCCCATACTGCTGTATCGGGGTCTGAAAAAGCACTTTGGCTTGTTTCGTGATCTGGAAGGGCAATTTCAAAGCTGCGAGCAAAGTTTGCATATTTTTACCATCCTCTGAGCATGACAAATGGGGCACATGACATATGAACGTTTGATGCTTATTTTAGGCCAGAACATTCGGAAACGTGTAAAGAAAAGACAATAATCTGCAAAATCTGAAAAGCCTGAGTTATCAGTGGCTTTCCCGAATGCCCACCGTGACTGCTCCAAGGGCCAGATACACCCCTCCGGTCAGGTACTTCTGGCGGCGCATGAAGGTCTGGTTTTGCCTGAGGCGTCTGGCCAGCCATCCTCCGAGCAGGGCGTACATGCTGTCACTCAGGACTCCCAGAACCACGAAAACCGCTCCGAGCAGCAGGATCTGGATCAGGACCGGCCCAGCCTGCGGATGCACGAACTGGGGCAGGAACGCCAGGAAAAACAGGGCTGTTTTGGGGTTCAGGGCGTTCACAATGATCCCCTGGGTGAAGACTTTTGCCAGGGCCTGAGGGGGCACCTGGGTGTCGTCCTGGGGGTTTGCCCTTTCCAGCATGGTGCGGATGCCCAGATACACCAGGTAGGCCGCTCCAAGCACCTTCACCACGGTGAAAGCCAGAGCTGAGGACAGCAGCAATGCAGAAAGCCCTGCTGCAGCAGCAAAAATGTGAACCAGACTGCCCACCCCGACCCCGAGTGCAGAGACCAGTCCGGCCTGTCTGCCCTGTTGCACACTGCGGGCAACGATGTACAGCACCGAGGGGCCAGGAATGGCGAGCAAGGCCAGTGCGGACACGATAAAAATGAGCAGGGTGGCAGGTTCAATCATGGGCATCTCCTGCTTTCAGGAATCCACATTTTCCTGCCCCTGTCAAGCAAAAAATCCAGATCAGCCACATGGCCGTTGCGACCTGCCTGCTGTTTTTTTATGCTGGAGCATGGATTTCTCTCTTCTTTCCTTTCCGCAGTGGCAGGGCTCAGATGGCAGAACGGAGCTCCACTCTGGTGCACAGTTGCTGGCCTCAACTTTTGGTGCAGAACCCCTGCTAACCGTTTCCACACAGGCCACACAGGTGGAGCAGAACATCTGGGGCAGACGCACCCTGATCCAGCACTTTCTGGAAGCACAACGGCAACTGAAGGGCAGAAACCTGCAGCAGTACATCACACTGGGAGGGGACTGTGCCATTGAGTGGGCCCTGATTTCCCACCTCAATGAACTGTGCAGGGGAAACCTGCTGGTGGTCTGGCTGGATGGTCATGCCGACCTGAACACCCCTGAGACCTCTTACAGCCACACTTTTCATGGGATGGTGCTGAGGACCCTGCTGGGCGAGGGTGATCCTGAATTTCTGGCCCTCACCCCCTCTTTTCTGAGGCCAGAGCAGGTGGTGCTGGCAGGGGTCAGGGAGCTTGATACAGCAGAAGAGGCGTACATTCGGGAGCAGGACATCACGTTGCTCGATGCAAAGACCCTGAGAGCAGATCCTGGCATGCTGCTGGAAGCGGCCCACCAGAAAGGGTTTGAGCACCTTTATGTGCATGTGGATCTGGATGTGCTGGACCCTTCACAGATTTCCTCCATTGGCTGGCCTGCTCCAGAGGGTCTGCTCCTGCAGGATCTGTTGGACCTCATTCACAGGATCAAAACTGATTTTCACATTCAGGGTGCAAGCATCACCGAGTATCTCGGAGAAGACATCAAGGATCTGGTCGTGGTGCAGGACATTCTGGAGGCGTTCAGGGTCTGAGGTCAACTGTTGAAAATGCCGAGGGGCACCCACATTTCTGTGCTGGAGAGTCCACCGTGGTTCCCTTTCCAGCCCTTGATCTGGAGAACCTCGGGGTGGTAGGACCAGTTCAATTCCATATCGTCTCTGGCATGGGCCATCAGGGTGCCTGTGCGGGTCAGGAACTGGAGATCTGCGGGGTCTCCCCCGAAATAACCCTCTTCCCAGAGCTGATGGCTGGAAACCACATCCGCCCATCTGGAGAGGTAAGCCTGCACCTCCGCTTCATGGCCAGGTTTCACATCCACGTACCGTGACACCTTGTCTCCTGACACGGGCCTCAGGAGGTGGGGATGGAGGTCCAGATGCCCATCCAGCCAGATGTTCCCGGAAATGGTTTTGTGGCCGTGGTCTGCAGTGAGCATCAATGTGGTGTGAGGAGGGAGACGATGCATCACACCCCCCAGGATGGTGTTCAGAAGCCTTGCCTCATCCCGGGCCTCCTGGCTTTCAGGGCCGTACCTGTGGCACATGTCATCGTAATGGGGGTAGTAGATCACCACATAATCAGAGTGCTGCAGCGCATTCTGCACCAGGGTTGGAATGGTGCTCGGCGTGAAGGCATAGCCCTGTTGGTGTGAGCCTTCATGGTGCCAGTTGCTCAAAAAAGACCCCTCAAAAGCTTCTGGGAAGATGATGGTGCTGCGAACCCTTGCCTCATCCAGCCTGCTGTAAATGGAACGGGTCTTTCGCATGAACCCCAGATCCACCCCTTGCCGGGTGAATTCATCCTTGTTGCGGATCAGGTTGACGATGGTCCCGAGTTCCTGCAGCCACAGGCACCCGGAGAGCCATCCGGTTTCTGCGGGTGGAGCCCCCATGTGCAGGGTGGTGAGGGCTGCCATGGTGGTGCTGGGAAACACGCTGGTCAGCCTGCGAACCTCTTGAAAATGGTCTGCTGCACCCAGATCTCCCTGCTGGCGGTGGCGTTCGAGTTGCTCAAAACCCAGACCATCCACAATCAAGAGCACTGCTTTTTTCTGAAAAGGAATGGGGGCGTGCAGAGGATCATGTTTGCTCTTGAGTCCAAAATGGCTTTGAATGCTGCTGATCAAATTGAGAATGCCTCCACCAGCATAATCGGGCCGGACTGTGCCAGGAATGAGAACCATGTCGCCCATTTTATACAGCAGGCATCAGGGCACGGGTGGGCCACATGACGCAGGTGAGGGGACCTGGGGCTGAACTCTGTCAGAATTGCTGCTTCACCGTCCTTGCAGACAGTGGAAGCTGAAAGGTGTCTGCTGAGCCCACCCCCCCTCCGGCCCAACCTCCGGAAACCGAGAAGGTTTCCACACTGGAGCTGTACTTTGATCTGGTGTTCGTGTTCATTGTCACGCAGGTGACCCACATGGTGGAACACGCGCACGGCCCCCTGGATGTCATGAAGGGCATGCTGGTTCTGGGGATCACCTGGTGGATGTATGGGGGTTACGCCTGGCTGACCAATCATGTCAGCACTTCACATCCAGCCCACCGACTGTGGATTCTGCTGGGCATGGCAGGTTTTCTGATGATCGGGGTGTCGGTGCCCCATGTGTTCACCGAGGGTGGGATGCTGTTCGGGGTGGGGTTCATGCTGGTGGTGCTGGTGCACACGGTGCTCTTCACCCGTGCTGACAGCAAGGCCCCGATCATGGCCAGCCTGAGGATGGCCCCCTATCATCTGCTGGCCGCTGTGCTGGCCCTGGGTGCCGGATTCACCAGCGGACAGATGGACTGGATTTTGCTGGGTGGAGCGTTCAGCATCCAGTTCCTGTCTCCCCTGCTCACCCGCACCCGAGGGTTTCGGGTGCAACCCAGGCATTTTGTGGAGCGTCACGGTCTGGTGATGATCATTGCCCTGGGTGAGGCCGTGGTGGCCATCGGGACCACCACCACCGAAGAGCCCCTGGTCATGCCCCTGATCATGAAGGCCCTGATGGGTCTGGTGCTGACCTCTGCCCTGTGGTGGAGTTATTTTGCTGGAGAATCCCAGGCGGCAGAGCGGGCCCTGGAGCATGCCCAGACCCAGAACCGCAGCAAGATGGCCCTCGCTGGGTACGGTTACGCCCATCTGGGGATGATTGTGGGGATTGTGCTGCTGGCTTCCAGCATTCAGGGCTTCATGGTCCACCCTTCTGAACAGGAGGGCTTTCCCCCAGAGTGGCTGCTTGCCTGGGGCCTTTGTGTGTATCTGCTGTCAGATGTGTTTTTTCGCATCTGGCTGAGCATCGGGCTGCAAACGTTCCGCCTGGGGTTTGCCCTGCTGATGCCAGTTCTGGGCTGGGTGGCCTCCCACCTGCCTGAGATGGTTCAACTCAGCACCTTCACGCTCGCCCTGGTGCTGATGGTGGTTCTGGAGCAGGTGCGGACATCCCGACTGCCCCGGTGAGGGGTCATTCTTCGTACTGGAAGATGTCTTCAATGGTGAGGTTGAAGGCCCGGGCAATCTTGAAGGCCAGAGGCAGGCTGGGATCGTATTTGCCGGTTTCGAGCGCGTTGATGGTCTGTCTGGAGGTGTCCAGCATCAGCGCAAGGTCGGCCTGGGTGAGGTTGCGTTCGGCCCTCAGAACCTTGATGCGGTTTTTCATGTTCTGGACTGCACCCCCATGCTGACGCTGAAGGTCAGAAATCCGAGGACCCAGTTGATCCAGACAGGCAGCACAGGAATCTTCCCGGCGGCCTGCAGCGGGTAGTAGGCCATGCTGAAAGCCATGACGGCCACGAAAGCCAGTGCAGCGGCCTTGAGCATTTTCAGGCGACCATACTCATCCATGGTCAGGTATCCCCGGTACACCAGAAAAAACAGCATGAAGGGAAAAGCCGTGCGGATGCCCACGGTCACGCCCCACAGGAAATCGCGGGTGTCCGGTTCGCTGGCCCAGTTCTCCTGCAAGAGTGAAATCAAGATGGTGAGTCCTGCAAGAATGAATCCTGACACGGTCAGGGAACGGAAGACTTTCTTGACGCGCTGGTCACGGTTCATTCTGCCCCCGTTCTGGACTGCACACCCATGGCAATGCCGTAAGAGGTGGAGCCCACCACCCAGATGACCCACAAGGGCAACGGGGGCAGTTTGAAGGCGGCCTCCAGCGGAAAATAGATCATGCTGAGGCCCATGACCACCATGAAACCCACCGCCACAGCTTTCAGGGTCATGGTTTTGCCGTACTCGTCCATGCTCTGGTAGCCCCGGTAAGTCATGAGGATCAGGGAGACAGGGAGAACCACCATGAGTCCGATCCCAAAG
Above is a genomic segment from Deinococcus cellulosilyticus NBRC 106333 = KACC 11606 containing:
- a CDS encoding 3' terminal RNA ribose 2'-O-methyltransferase Hen1, producing the protein MLFLLRLNHENASDLGYLLHKHPEKVQDFSLPFGSSTVFYPEVSEHTATACLMVNIDPVYLSRLRSGDASRPLEPYVNDRPYTANSFLSVALGDAFRTAMNGKSQSRPDLAAQPLSFEIEIPVLKCNTGEELIRRVFEPLGYSLEVKQLPLDEHFPAWGVGPYFHVTFKVQARLQDLLRHFYVLLPVLDNAKHYFIDVAEIEKLLRNGEGWLEQHPERELILKRYLKYRQNLIRKAEQRFETEEEEEEGGAETPEQKEKRISLNQQRLTAVSEALVASGAKTVLDLGCGEGNLLRHLVKHRFQRIVAVDASIRPLELAKEKFEGKPVEFLHSSVTYLDDRLTGFDAAALVEVIEHLDPDRIQAMERSVFGHMKPQTVVVTTPNVEYNVLFEDMTGLRHRDHRFEWTRAEFQAWAGRVAETYGYTTEFRTVGDVHEVHGSPTQMAIFTRMVRRTA
- a CDS encoding polynucleotide kinase-phosphatase — its product is MKIEIPELCLVALIGASSSGKSTFARQHFKPTEVLSSDYFRALLTDDENDLEITREAFELLHHVAKKRLTAGKLTVIDATSLQKDARAQILRTAKETDVLTVALVLDIPEVTLMERHHQRPDRHFPVSVIRKHAYQLRSSIRSLDREGFRQVHVLKPEDLEGLVIERKPLYNNLKHLTGPFDFIGDVHGCFEELRELLVELGYQLTEDLHAHHPEGRTAVFVGDLVDRGPDSVRVLRLVMNMVKDRTALCVPGNHDEKLKKYLSGKRVQMTHGLERTAEQLQDTTPEFRQEVLKFLENMVSHYMLDQGNVVVAHAGLIERYQGRASARVREFCLYGDTTGETDEEGLPIRLDWAKNYRGKAKVIYGHVPVREAQWVNNTIDLDTGCVFGGKLTALRYPELTLTSIPAKMEHYEPGKKLKTVLNAQHVADHTLRWQDFAREKFIETAVGTIRIHEANNIAALETASRFALDPRWLIFLPPTVSPSHTSERPDLLEHPEDAFRYYQKQGLTQVICEEKHMGSRAVAVVCKNPAVARTRFGTAEERLGVVYSRTGRAFFNDQTLEQAFLERLRGALDRAGFWEEFQTDWVCLDGELLPWSFKATSLLKEQYAATGTAATHALGTAVQALEKHPGAAELLQQTRERLENLNDYVAAYRTYCQTVESIEDLKFAPFHLLATEGQVHTDKTHLWHMQTLERLSTFDALLAPTPYQVVDLQDETSIQQATAWWEKLTASGKEGMVVKTMQFIPERRTQPSLKIRGREYLRIIYGPEYTRHLDRLRGRALGAKRERATREFHLGLEALNRFVTHQPLWKIHECILGVLALESEGIDPRL
- a CDS encoding LysE family translocator — translated: MIEPATLLIFIVSALALLAIPGPSVLYIVARSVQQGRQAGLVSALGVGVGSLVHIFAAAAGLSALLLSSALAFTVVKVLGAAYLVYLGIRTMLERANPQDDTQVPPQALAKVFTQGIIVNALNPKTALFFLAFLPQFVHPQAGPVLIQILLLGAVFVVLGVLSDSMYALLGGWLARRLRQNQTFMRRQKYLTGGVYLALGAVTVGIRESH
- a CDS encoding arginase family protein, translating into MDFSLLSFPQWQGSDGRTELHSGAQLLASTFGAEPLLTVSTQATQVEQNIWGRRTLIQHFLEAQRQLKGRNLQQYITLGGDCAIEWALISHLNELCRGNLLVVWLDGHADLNTPETSYSHTFHGMVLRTLLGEGDPEFLALTPSFLRPEQVVLAGVRELDTAEEAYIREQDITLLDAKTLRADPGMLLEAAHQKGFEHLYVHVDLDVLDPSQISSIGWPAPEGLLLQDLLDLIHRIKTDFHIQGASITEYLGEDIKDLVVVQDILEAFRV
- a CDS encoding alkaline phosphatase family protein, with product MVLIPGTVRPDYAGGGILNLISSIQSHFGLKSKHDPLHAPIPFQKKAVLLIVDGLGFEQLERHRQQGDLGAADHFQEVRRLTSVFPSTTMAALTTLHMGAPPAETGWLSGCLWLQELGTIVNLIRNKDEFTRQGVDLGFMRKTRSIYSRLDEARVRSTIIFPEAFEGSFLSNWHHEGSHQQGYAFTPSTIPTLVQNALQHSDYVVIYYPHYDDMCHRYGPESQEARDEARLLNTILGGVMHRLPPHTTLMLTADHGHKTISGNIWLDGHLDLHPHLLRPVSGDKVSRYVDVKPGHEAEVQAYLSRWADVVSSHQLWEEGYFGGDPADLQFLTRTGTLMAHARDDMELNWSYHPEVLQIKGWKGNHGGLSSTEMWVPLGIFNS
- a CDS encoding low temperature requirement protein A, whose translation is MSAEPTPPPAQPPETEKVSTLELYFDLVFVFIVTQVTHMVEHAHGPLDVMKGMLVLGITWWMYGGYAWLTNHVSTSHPAHRLWILLGMAGFLMIGVSVPHVFTEGGMLFGVGFMLVVLVHTVLFTRADSKAPIMASLRMAPYHLLAAVLALGAGFTSGQMDWILLGGAFSIQFLSPLLTRTRGFRVQPRHFVERHGLVMIIALGEAVVAIGTTTTEEPLVMPLIMKALMGLVLTSALWWSYFAGESQAAERALEHAQTQNRSKMALAGYGYAHLGMIVGIVLLASSIQGFMVHPSEQEGFPPEWLLAWGLCVYLLSDVFFRIWLSIGLQTFRLGFALLMPVLGWVASHLPEMVQLSTFTLALVLMVVLEQVRTSRLPR
- a CDS encoding helix-turn-helix transcriptional regulator — encoded protein: MKNRIKVLRAERNLTQADLALMLDTSRQTINALETGKYDPSLPLAFKIARAFNLTIEDIFQYEE